A genomic segment from Nicotiana sylvestris chromosome 1, ASM39365v2, whole genome shotgun sequence encodes:
- the LOC104232103 gene encoding anthranilate synthase beta subunit 1, chloroplastic-like — MHGKSSPVYYNEGGEDGLFAGLSNPFTAGRFHSLVIDKDTFPKDDLEITALTEDGLIMAARQKVYRHLQGVQFHPESIITAEGKTIVCNFVKLTEKKKKQKLKTRSSLIIYNIVILPKITNTKYVLFLCCN, encoded by the exons ATGCACGGAAAAAGTTCCCCTGTATATTATAATGAAGGTGGGGAAGATGGCTTATTTGCGGGACTATCAAA TCCTTTCACAGCTGGTAGATTCCACAGCCTTGTAATAGATAAAGACACTTTCCCCAAAGACGATCTTGAGATAACTGCGTTGACAGAAGATGGTCTTATAATGGCTGCTCGTCAAAAAGTTTACCGACATCTACAG GGAGTGCAATTCCATCCTGAAAGCATCATCACAGCTGAAGGCAAGACAATAGTTTGCAATTTTGTCAAATTGacagagaagaagaaaaagcagAAACTCAAGACTAGATCCTCTTTAATTATATACAATATTGTGATTTTGCCTAAAATAACCAACACAAAGTATGTTCTTTTTCTTTGTTGTAACTAG